One stretch of Priestia megaterium DNA includes these proteins:
- the qoxB gene encoding cytochrome aa3 quinol oxidase subunit I has protein sequence MKLDEFFVTGEPMIYAADAAIAMTVIGIVFVLTYFKKWKWLWTEWLTTVDHKRLGVMYILSAVLMLFRGGIDGIMMRMQLAFPGMNILDEHHYNGVFTAHGVIMILFMAMPFIIGLMNVIVPLQIGARDVAYPFLNAISFWTFFMGAMLFNLSFVIGGAPDAGWTSYFPLAGKEFSEGIGNNFYAVSLQIAGAGTLMTGINFFVTILKMRAPGMTMMKMPMFTWSIFITSIIIIFAFPVLTVALALMTLDRVFGTAFFTMANGGLPMMWANLFWIWGHPEVYIVILPVFGVFSEVISTHSRKNLFGYKAMVVSMVGIAFLSYLVWVHHFFTMGNSPSVNSFFSITTMLIAVPTGVKIFNWLFTMYKGRIKFTTAMLWSLAFIPNFVIGGVTGVMLAMASADYQYHNSYFLIAHFHYVLISGTVFGCFAGLYFWYPKIFGHTLNEKLGKISFWIFVVGFNVCFFPQFFLGLDGMTRRMQTYADNLGWNGLNLVSTIGAFLMGLGFFVLVVNLLYSAWKNKRDTANDPWDGRTLEWWTKSPVQAYNFAVIPHVKEMDAFWHMKKRNETEIKAEDLKPIHLPSNSGVPFISGIFWFIGGFGLVFEWMPMAILGLAGIFACMLARSFDYDPGFYVKVDEIKKVEGITGGDK, from the coding sequence ATGAAGCTAGATGAATTTTTCGTCACTGGCGAACCTATGATTTACGCTGCTGATGCAGCAATCGCTATGACGGTCATCGGTATCGTTTTTGTCTTAACATATTTCAAGAAATGGAAATGGTTATGGACAGAATGGTTAACAACAGTTGACCATAAAAGACTCGGTGTCATGTACATCCTTTCAGCTGTATTAATGCTTTTCCGCGGCGGAATTGATGGAATCATGATGCGTATGCAGCTTGCATTCCCGGGTATGAACATTTTAGATGAACATCACTACAACGGAGTCTTCACGGCTCACGGTGTTATCATGATCTTATTCATGGCAATGCCATTTATTATCGGACTAATGAACGTAATCGTTCCATTACAAATTGGTGCGCGTGACGTAGCATATCCGTTCTTAAACGCAATTAGTTTCTGGACATTCTTTATGGGAGCAATGCTATTTAACCTTTCTTTCGTAATCGGAGGAGCTCCTGATGCAGGTTGGACAAGTTACTTCCCGCTTGCAGGTAAAGAATTCAGTGAGGGCATCGGGAATAACTTCTATGCCGTTTCACTACAGATTGCTGGTGCTGGTACATTAATGACTGGTATCAACTTCTTTGTAACAATTTTAAAAATGCGTGCTCCTGGCATGACAATGATGAAAATGCCAATGTTTACTTGGTCAATCTTCATCACATCAATTATTATCATTTTCGCGTTCCCTGTATTAACAGTAGCGCTTGCACTTATGACACTTGACCGTGTATTCGGAACAGCCTTCTTTACAATGGCTAACGGCGGTCTTCCAATGATGTGGGCTAACTTATTCTGGATTTGGGGTCACCCTGAAGTATATATCGTTATTTTACCGGTCTTCGGTGTCTTCTCAGAAGTTATCAGTACACATTCTCGTAAGAACTTATTCGGTTATAAAGCAATGGTTGTATCAATGGTCGGTATCGCATTCTTAAGTTACCTTGTATGGGTGCATCACTTCTTTACAATGGGTAACTCACCGTCAGTTAACTCGTTCTTCTCAATTACAACGATGTTAATTGCCGTACCAACCGGAGTTAAAATCTTTAACTGGCTCTTTACAATGTATAAAGGCCGTATCAAATTTACGACTGCGATGCTTTGGTCATTAGCGTTTATTCCAAACTTCGTAATCGGTGGGGTAACAGGGGTTATGCTTGCGATGGCATCAGCCGATTATCAATATCATAACAGTTACTTCCTAATCGCTCACTTCCACTATGTATTAATCTCTGGTACAGTGTTTGGCTGTTTCGCAGGTTTATACTTCTGGTATCCAAAGATTTTCGGTCACACGTTGAACGAAAAATTAGGAAAAATTTCATTCTGGATTTTTGTTGTTGGATTTAACGTATGTTTCTTCCCACAATTCTTCCTAGGTTTAGACGGTATGACTCGTCGTATGCAAACTTATGCAGACAACCTTGGCTGGAACGGACTAAACTTAGTTTCAACAATCGGTGCATTCTTAATGGGTCTTGGCTTCTTCGTATTAGTAGTTAACTTATTATACAGTGCATGGAAAAACAAACGCGACACTGCAAACGATCCTTGGGATGGTCGTACACTTGAGTGGTGGACTAAATCACCAGTTCAAGCTTACAACTTTGCAGTAATTCCTCATGTGAAAGAAATGGATGCATTCTGGCACATGAAAAAACGTAATGAAACAGAAATTAAAGCAGAAGACTTAAAACCAATTCACTTACCAAGCAACTCTGGCGTGCCGTTTATCTCAGGTATTTTCTGGTTTATCGGTGGATTTGGCTTAGTATTTGAATGGATGCCAATGGCAATCTTAGGCTTAGCAGGTATCTTTGCTTGTATGCTTGCTCGTTCATTTGATTATGATCCGGGCTTCTATGTAAAAGTAGATGAAATTAAGAAGGTTGAAGGAATTACAGGGGGTGACAAATAA
- the qoxA gene encoding cytochrome aa3 quinol oxidase subunit II, with amino-acid sequence MKPKKGFWKLVGLLSALSLVFLSGCSKLAVLNPQGPVAKTQSDLIIWSMWMMLIVVVVVFAIFIFVLVKYREKPENMDYEPPEQEGNLKMEVIWTAFPIIILILLAVPTVKAIYSAEEVPAESKDKDPIVIHVTSANWKWIFSYPEQNIETVNYVNIPADTPVKFELTAQGPMNSFWVPELGGQKYSMNNMSMPLYLEADKPGSYMGRSANFSGEHFTQMQFEVQAQTDKDFKEWVSDVKGTAGKLTEKKYDQILSPGVVGRQTYNGTHLKWIDHAKDVYIPGKELERGTGHDHSKMKEDEKTSNEEMENMDHSNHE; translated from the coding sequence GTGAAACCAAAAAAAGGATTTTGGAAGCTAGTAGGTTTACTATCTGCGCTTTCACTAGTATTTTTGAGCGGTTGTTCAAAGCTTGCTGTATTGAACCCGCAAGGTCCTGTTGCAAAAACGCAATCTGATTTAATCATTTGGTCTATGTGGATGATGTTGATCGTGGTTGTTGTCGTATTTGCTATTTTTATATTTGTTCTTGTCAAATATCGTGAAAAACCTGAAAACATGGACTATGAGCCACCTGAGCAAGAAGGTAACTTAAAGATGGAGGTTATTTGGACAGCATTCCCAATCATCATCTTAATTCTATTAGCAGTGCCAACTGTTAAAGCGATCTATTCTGCAGAAGAAGTACCGGCAGAATCAAAGGATAAAGATCCAATCGTGATTCACGTTACATCTGCAAACTGGAAATGGATTTTCAGTTATCCGGAACAAAATATCGAGACGGTTAACTACGTAAACATTCCAGCAGATACGCCAGTGAAATTTGAGTTAACAGCTCAAGGACCTATGAACTCATTCTGGGTACCAGAACTTGGCGGACAAAAATATTCGATGAACAACATGTCAATGCCATTATACTTAGAAGCTGATAAGCCTGGTTCTTATATGGGACGTAGTGCTAACTTCTCTGGTGAACATTTCACTCAAATGCAGTTCGAAGTTCAAGCTCAAACGGACAAAGACTTCAAAGAGTGGGTTAGTGATGTAAAAGGAACAGCTGGTAAATTGACTGAAAAGAAATATGATCAAATCCTAAGCCCAGGCGTTGTTGGTCGTCAAACTTACAACGGTACACATTTAAAATGGATTGACCATGCAAAAGATGTATACATTCCTGGCAAAGAGCTAGAACGTGGTACAGGACATGATCACAGCAAGATGAAAGAAGATGAAAAAACGAGTAATGAAGAAATGGAAAACATGGATCACTCAAATCATGAATAA
- a CDS encoding PAS domain-containing protein, translating into MESNILKWIPVPYFQLNQEGEILHFSSQAHSYFSSVSSLWSIIHKDDRKQAMWMLSQHSSSNPIIRHLRLRTSDDTFVNFKCTIHWKNGVGHLVCTEKKNVKDPLDVVLSAQSYLENSDKRLKESDKVLNNSADLLFNRLKR; encoded by the coding sequence ATGGAAAGTAACATACTTAAATGGATCCCCGTTCCTTACTTTCAATTAAATCAAGAAGGTGAAATCCTTCATTTTTCTAGTCAAGCACATTCTTATTTTTCTTCAGTCTCCAGTCTGTGGAGCATTATTCATAAAGACGACCGGAAACAAGCAATGTGGATGCTGTCACAGCACTCCTCATCTAACCCCATCATCAGGCATTTGCGTTTGAGAACGAGCGATGATACATTTGTGAATTTTAAATGCACGATTCATTGGAAAAATGGTGTAGGGCATTTAGTATGTACCGAAAAGAAAAATGTCAAGGATCCATTAGATGTTGTATTATCTGCTCAATCCTATTTAGAAAACTCGGACAAACGATTAAAAGAGTCGGACAAGGTGTTAAATAATTCAGCAGATTTATTATTTAACCGATTAAAACGCTAA